A stretch of Nonomuraea africana DNA encodes these proteins:
- a CDS encoding cation diffusion facilitator family transporter, translated as MLSRLGHVLTPHGHDSADRSDQALESSDRGMRVLGVSFAILMATATVQAVVVARSGSVALLGDTLHNFADALTAVPLAIAFTLGRRAATRRFTYGYGRAEDLAGIVIVLLIAASAGLAGYEAVRRLLDPQDVRALGWVAAAGAIGFLGNEWVARYRIRVGREIGSAALVADGLHARTDGFTSLAVLLGAGGAALGFPVADPVIGLLITVAILFVLRDAAREIYHRLMDAVDPGLVQRAEDILDSVPGVRRAGSVRLRWIGHALRAEVDIVVSHTLTLVEAHAVAVEAEHRLIHELPRLRAATVHADPDGRTGTDQHAVLVEHR; from the coding sequence ATGCTGTCCCGGCTGGGGCACGTCTTGACCCCGCACGGCCACGACAGCGCGGACCGGTCCGACCAGGCGCTGGAGTCCAGCGACCGCGGCATGCGGGTGCTGGGCGTCTCCTTCGCCATCCTCATGGCCACCGCGACCGTCCAGGCCGTCGTCGTGGCCCGCTCCGGCTCGGTGGCGCTGCTGGGCGACACCCTGCACAACTTCGCCGACGCGCTGACCGCGGTCCCGCTGGCCATCGCCTTCACGCTGGGACGGCGCGCGGCCACGCGTCGCTTCACCTACGGGTACGGCAGGGCCGAGGACCTCGCCGGGATCGTCATCGTGCTGCTCATCGCCGCCTCGGCGGGGCTGGCGGGCTACGAGGCCGTCAGGCGCCTGCTCGACCCGCAGGACGTGCGGGCGCTGGGCTGGGTCGCCGCCGCAGGGGCGATCGGCTTCCTCGGCAACGAGTGGGTCGCCCGCTACAGGATCAGGGTGGGGCGCGAGATCGGCTCGGCCGCCCTGGTGGCCGACGGCCTGCACGCCCGCACCGACGGCTTCACCTCGCTCGCCGTGCTGCTCGGCGCGGGCGGCGCCGCGCTCGGCTTCCCCGTCGCCGACCCGGTCATCGGCCTGCTGATCACGGTCGCGATCCTGTTCGTGCTGCGCGACGCGGCGCGGGAGATCTACCACCGGCTGATGGACGCGGTCGACCCCGGCCTGGTGCAGCGGGCCGAGGACATCCTCGACTCGGTGCCCGGCGTGCGGCGGGCCGGATCGGTGCGGCTGCGCTGGATCGGCCACGCGCTGCGCGCGGAGGTGGACATCGTCGTGAGCCACACGCTGACGCTGGTGGAGGCGCACGCCGTCGCGGTGGAGGCCGAGCACCGGCTCATCCACGAGTTGCCCCGGCTGCGTGCCGCGACGGTGCACGCCGATCCCGACGGCAGGACCGGTACCGACCAGCACGCCGTCCTGGTGGAGCACCGGTAG